In Xiphias gladius isolate SHS-SW01 ecotype Sanya breed wild chromosome 6, ASM1685928v1, whole genome shotgun sequence, a single genomic region encodes these proteins:
- the ndnf gene encoding protein NDNF isoform X1: MDARMRQCKGWSAVLLVLLGLGAVAQKLPTRDEGLFQMQIRDKTLFHDSSVIPDGAEISGYLFRDTPKRYYFVVEEDNTPLSVTVTPCDAPLEWKLTLQELPEEASGEGSGEPEPLDQQKQQVTVDEGTELFAYKGNDVESYIATSTSSGLYQLELLSTEKDSNFKVYATTTPESDQPYPELPYDPRVDVTALGRTTVTLAWKPTPTGSLMGQPVQYCVVINKEHNFKSMCAAEAKIGADDVFMLAPKPGRDFSPFDFMHFGFVPSDNGFGKDRGLTSNKISRAYTAKPRASDIQKVCIGNKNIFTVSELKPDTQYYFDVFAVNSATNTSTAYVGTFARTKEEARQKTVELKDGKVSDVFIKRKGSKFLRFAPVSSHQRFTLFVHTCLDAVQVQVRRDGKLLLSQNVEGVRQFQLRGKPKAKYLIRLRGSRKGASTLKVLATTRPSSKQPFPSLPEDTRIKAFDKLRTCSSVTVAWLGTQDRNKYCIYRKEVADNYGEEQRRREQNQCAGPETRRKSEKVMCKYFHSPNLQKAVTTETVTGLEPGKTYLLDVYVVGHSGHSVKYQSKLVKTRKYC; encoded by the exons AATGAGGCAGTGTAAAGGTTGGAGTGCAGTGCTACTGGTGCTTTTGGGGCTGGGAGCCGTGGCCCAGAAGCTGCCCACGAGAGACGAAGGGCTCTTCCAGATGCAGATCAGAGACAAGACGCTGTTCCACGACTCCTCCGTCATCCCGGATGGAGCTGAGATCAGTGGCTACCTCTTCAGGGACACACCTAAAAG GTACTACTTTGTGGTGGAAGAAGACAACACACCCCTGTCTGTGACCGTGACACCTTGTGATGCTCCTCTGGAGTGGAAACTCACTCTGCAGGAGCTGCCAGAAGAGGCCAGCGGAGAGGGATCAG gAGAGCCTGAACCTCTGGACCAGCAGAAACAGCAGGTGACCGTAGACGAAGGGACGGAGCTCTTCGCCTACAAGGGTAACGATGTGGAGTCCTACATAGCCACCAGCACGTCCTCTGGCCTCTACCAACTGGAGCTTCTGtccacagagaaagacagcaacTTTAAGGTGTACGCCACCACAACTCCAGAGTCTGACCAGCCATACCCGGAGCTGCCCTACGACCCTCGTGTGGATGTGACCGCCCTGGGCCGTACCACTGTCACCCTGGCCTGGAAGCCTACGCCTACAGGCTCGCTGATGGGCCAGCCTGTCCAGTATTGCGTAGTAATCAACAAGGAGCACAATTTCAAGAGCATGTGTGCTGCCGAAGCTAAGATCGGCGCTGATGATGTCTTCATGCTGGCTCCAAAGCCCGGCAGAGACTTTAGCCCGTTTGACTTTATGCACTTTGGCTTTGTTCCCTCTGACAATGGTTTTGGCAAGGATCGAGGCCTCACAAGTAACAAGATCTCACGGGCATACACGGCCAAGCCCAGAGCATCAGACATTCAGAAAGTGTGTATtggcaataaaaatattttcaccgTGTCAGAGCTTAAACCAGACACACAGTACTACTTTGATGTGTTTGCTGTGAATTCTGCCACCAACACCAGCACAGCATATGTGGGAACTTTCGCCCGCACTAAGGAGGAAGCTCGTCAGAAGACAGTAGAACTGAAAGACGGCAAAGTATCGGATGTTTTCATCAAGAGAAAAGGCAGCAAGTTTCTGCGTTTCGCTCCCGTGTCTTCCCATCAGAGGTTCACTCTGTTTGTTCACACTTGCCTGGACGCCGTGCAGGTACAGGTGAGGCGCGATGGtaagctgctgctctctcagAATGTTGAGGGCGTTCGGCAGTTCCAATTGCGGGGAAAGCCAAAAGCCAAGTACCTGATCCGCTTGCGGGGTAGCAGGAAAGGAGCCTCCACTTTGAAGGTGCTAGCCACCACACGACCCAGCAGCAAGCAGCCTTTTCCTTCACTTCCAGAGGATACACGCATCAAGGCCTTTGACAAGCTGCGCACCTGCTCCTCCGTCACCGTGGCCTGGCTTGGCACACAGGACCGCAACAAATACTGCATTTACCGTAAGGAGGTGGCTGATAATTATGGCGAGGAGCAGAGACGTCGGGAACAAAACCAGTGTGCTGGGCCAGAGACCCGCAGAAAGTCAGAAAAGGTCATGTGCAAGTACTTCCACAGCCCAAACCTGCAGAAAGCTGTGACCACAGAGACCGTCACAGGTCTGGAGCCAGGCAAGACCTACCTGCTGGACGTTTACGTGGTGGGACACAGTGGTCACTCAGTGAAATACCAGAGCAAACTGGTGAAAACAAGGAAATACTGCTAA
- the ndnf gene encoding protein NDNF isoform X2 produces the protein MRQCKGWSAVLLVLLGLGAVAQKLPTRDEGLFQMQIRDKTLFHDSSVIPDGAEISGYLFRDTPKRYYFVVEEDNTPLSVTVTPCDAPLEWKLTLQELPEEASGEGSGEPEPLDQQKQQVTVDEGTELFAYKGNDVESYIATSTSSGLYQLELLSTEKDSNFKVYATTTPESDQPYPELPYDPRVDVTALGRTTVTLAWKPTPTGSLMGQPVQYCVVINKEHNFKSMCAAEAKIGADDVFMLAPKPGRDFSPFDFMHFGFVPSDNGFGKDRGLTSNKISRAYTAKPRASDIQKVCIGNKNIFTVSELKPDTQYYFDVFAVNSATNTSTAYVGTFARTKEEARQKTVELKDGKVSDVFIKRKGSKFLRFAPVSSHQRFTLFVHTCLDAVQVQVRRDGKLLLSQNVEGVRQFQLRGKPKAKYLIRLRGSRKGASTLKVLATTRPSSKQPFPSLPEDTRIKAFDKLRTCSSVTVAWLGTQDRNKYCIYRKEVADNYGEEQRRREQNQCAGPETRRKSEKVMCKYFHSPNLQKAVTTETVTGLEPGKTYLLDVYVVGHSGHSVKYQSKLVKTRKYC, from the exons ATGAGGCAGTGTAAAGGTTGGAGTGCAGTGCTACTGGTGCTTTTGGGGCTGGGAGCCGTGGCCCAGAAGCTGCCCACGAGAGACGAAGGGCTCTTCCAGATGCAGATCAGAGACAAGACGCTGTTCCACGACTCCTCCGTCATCCCGGATGGAGCTGAGATCAGTGGCTACCTCTTCAGGGACACACCTAAAAG GTACTACTTTGTGGTGGAAGAAGACAACACACCCCTGTCTGTGACCGTGACACCTTGTGATGCTCCTCTGGAGTGGAAACTCACTCTGCAGGAGCTGCCAGAAGAGGCCAGCGGAGAGGGATCAG gAGAGCCTGAACCTCTGGACCAGCAGAAACAGCAGGTGACCGTAGACGAAGGGACGGAGCTCTTCGCCTACAAGGGTAACGATGTGGAGTCCTACATAGCCACCAGCACGTCCTCTGGCCTCTACCAACTGGAGCTTCTGtccacagagaaagacagcaacTTTAAGGTGTACGCCACCACAACTCCAGAGTCTGACCAGCCATACCCGGAGCTGCCCTACGACCCTCGTGTGGATGTGACCGCCCTGGGCCGTACCACTGTCACCCTGGCCTGGAAGCCTACGCCTACAGGCTCGCTGATGGGCCAGCCTGTCCAGTATTGCGTAGTAATCAACAAGGAGCACAATTTCAAGAGCATGTGTGCTGCCGAAGCTAAGATCGGCGCTGATGATGTCTTCATGCTGGCTCCAAAGCCCGGCAGAGACTTTAGCCCGTTTGACTTTATGCACTTTGGCTTTGTTCCCTCTGACAATGGTTTTGGCAAGGATCGAGGCCTCACAAGTAACAAGATCTCACGGGCATACACGGCCAAGCCCAGAGCATCAGACATTCAGAAAGTGTGTATtggcaataaaaatattttcaccgTGTCAGAGCTTAAACCAGACACACAGTACTACTTTGATGTGTTTGCTGTGAATTCTGCCACCAACACCAGCACAGCATATGTGGGAACTTTCGCCCGCACTAAGGAGGAAGCTCGTCAGAAGACAGTAGAACTGAAAGACGGCAAAGTATCGGATGTTTTCATCAAGAGAAAAGGCAGCAAGTTTCTGCGTTTCGCTCCCGTGTCTTCCCATCAGAGGTTCACTCTGTTTGTTCACACTTGCCTGGACGCCGTGCAGGTACAGGTGAGGCGCGATGGtaagctgctgctctctcagAATGTTGAGGGCGTTCGGCAGTTCCAATTGCGGGGAAAGCCAAAAGCCAAGTACCTGATCCGCTTGCGGGGTAGCAGGAAAGGAGCCTCCACTTTGAAGGTGCTAGCCACCACACGACCCAGCAGCAAGCAGCCTTTTCCTTCACTTCCAGAGGATACACGCATCAAGGCCTTTGACAAGCTGCGCACCTGCTCCTCCGTCACCGTGGCCTGGCTTGGCACACAGGACCGCAACAAATACTGCATTTACCGTAAGGAGGTGGCTGATAATTATGGCGAGGAGCAGAGACGTCGGGAACAAAACCAGTGTGCTGGGCCAGAGACCCGCAGAAAGTCAGAAAAGGTCATGTGCAAGTACTTCCACAGCCCAAACCTGCAGAAAGCTGTGACCACAGAGACCGTCACAGGTCTGGAGCCAGGCAAGACCTACCTGCTGGACGTTTACGTGGTGGGACACAGTGGTCACTCAGTGAAATACCAGAGCAAACTGGTGAAAACAAGGAAATACTGCTAA
- the prdm5 gene encoding PR domain zinc finger protein 5 isoform X3 encodes MTMLGMYVPDRFSLKSSKVQDGIGLYTARRVKKGEKFGPFAGEKKLPSELDESSDTRLMWEVRGSKGDVLYILDASNPRYANWLRFVHQAPSQEQKNLAAIQDGENIFYLAVDDIETDTELLIGYLDSDMEEEEEEEEEEIIKDEDENSKDAKHLVEMELVIKKEDHPCLLCESSFPSEEILAAHLQSLHQRPSTEEKEFKCRNCGKKFPIKQALQRHVLHCSESLDPSGDSKAHQCSLCHNTFSSESSFEQHKEACKGDARFICKAESCGKRFKSKDALKKHKGNVHTGSARRKLTCTICNRKCSSSLNLQEHRKVHEIFDCHACDKKFISTNQLKRHMITHSEKRPYTCEICSRSFKRLDQVTAHKIIHSEDKPYKCKLCGKEFAHRNVYKNHKKTHSEERPFQCEECKALFRTPFSLQRHLLIHNSERTFKCDQCDATFKRKDTLNVHIQVVHDGHKKYKCDLCEKAFVTPSVLKSHKKTHTGEKEKICPYCGQKFASNGTLRVHIRSHTGERPYQCPYCDKAFSKNDGLKMHIRTHTRPWTRPAAGAG; translated from the exons ATGACAATGTTGGGTATGTACGTGCCAGACAGATTTTCTTTGAAATCGTCAAAGGTCCAGGATGGAATCGGGCTTTACACGGCGAGGCGAGTGAAAAAG GGAGAAAAGTTTGGCCCCTTTGCAGGTGAGAAAAAGCTGCCTAGCGAGCTGGATGAAAGCTCGGACACCAGGCTGATGTGGGAG gTCCGTGGCAGTAAAGGAGATGTGCTGTATATTCTGGATGCGAGTAACCCACGCTATGCCAACTGGCTACGGTTTGTCCATCAGGCGCCTTCACAAGAGCAGAAGAACTTGGCTGCCATACAG GATGGAGAAAACATCTTTTACCTGGCTGTGGATGACATcgagacagacacagagctcCTAATAGGCTACCTGGACAGTGatatggaggaagaggaggaggaagaagaggaggagatcaTCAAAGATGAGGACGAAAACAGTAAAGACGCCAAGCATCTTGTTGAGATGG AGCTAGTAATAAAGAAGGAGGACCACCCCTGCTTGCTTTGTGAGAGCAGTTTTCCCAGTGAGGAGATCCTGGCCGCCCACCTCCAGAGTCTGCACCAGAGGCCCAGCACAGAGGAGAAGGAGTTCAAATGCAGAAACTGTGGCAAGAAGTTCCCCATCAAACAGGCTCTGCAGCGCCA TGTTTTGCATTGTTCTGAGTCACTGGATCCATCAGGCgactctaaagctcaccaatgCTCCTTGTGCCACAACACATTCAGCTCAGAATCCAG TTTTGAACAGCATAAGGAAGCCTGTAAAGGAGATGCCAGATTCATCTGTAAAGCAGAGAGCTGTGGTAAAAGATTCAAGAGCAAGGACGCGCTGAAGAAGCATAAAGGAAATGTTCACACAG GCAGTGCACGACGGAAACTCACATGCACCATATGCAACAGAAAatgctcctcctctctgaatCTACAAGAACATAGAAAG GTACATGAAATATTTGACTGCCACGCATGCGATAAGAAGTTCATTTCTACAAATCAGCTGAAACGTCATATGATCACGCACTCAG AGAAGCGTCCATATACCTGTGAGATCTGCAGTCGTTCGTTCAAGCGCCTGGATCAGGTGACGGCTCATAAGATCATCCACAGCGAGGATAAACCATACAAATGTAAGCTGTGTGGGAAGGAGTTTGCTCACCGCAACGTCTACAAGAATCATAAGAAG ACCCACTCTGAGGAAAGGCCCTTCCAGTGTGAGGAATGCAAAGCGCTGTTCCGcacccccttctctctccagcGTCATCTTCTCATCCACAATA GTGAGAGGACATTCAAGTGTGACCAGTGCGACGCCACCTTCAAGAGGAAGGACACGCTCAACGTCCACATCCAGGTGGTGCATGACGGCCATAAGAAGTACAAGTGCGACCTGTGTGAGAAGGCCTTTGTCACTCCGTCAGTCCTCAAGAGCCACAAGAAG acacacacaggggagaaggagaagatCTGCCCATACTGCGGACAAAAGTTTGCCAGCAACGGCACGCTAAGGGTCCACATCCGCAGCCATACAG GTGAGCGTCCGTACCAGTGCCCTTACTGTGACAAAGCATTCAGCAAGAATGATGGCCTGAAGATGCACATCCGCACACACACTCGT